The Dioscorea cayenensis subsp. rotundata cultivar TDr96_F1 chromosome 8, TDr96_F1_v2_PseudoChromosome.rev07_lg8_w22 25.fasta, whole genome shotgun sequence genome segment CCAAAAGGCAAGCTCACCGGAAAGGAGGACATTGACTTGAGGGGTGAAAAGGGGGGTGCTCGGAATAGAAAGGTTTTGGGGAACCTGAAATTGCTAGTCGAGATTAGGACGGGTGAAGAAGACTCTTGGCTGAGCTAACACTATCCTCAtatacccatatatatatatatatatataattttgccCATGCTATAAACTGTACTTTTTAAGAAATGAAATGGCTTGGCATTTATGCATAGGCTAACAGAGTTTTTCCAGCCAAAGTTAACAGCTTTACAGGGCATAATGGCATATAAACAGTCATCACAAAAGAGGAAGATGGTGAAGAAACTGGTTCTAGATATCTGATTCTCAAATTGATGGGCACTTGATCTTGTTATAATGGAACAAGAATGAAGAAGACATCCAAGGCTGGTCTTAGCAAAAATAGAGCCTAGGctaaatcattattttattttaattatttttactaaataataaattacataataaaaataaaaatatgaattactattaataattatgataaataaaaattacccagaaaaaaatttggatatATCCATTTAGTCCTTTGTTTAATTAccagcataaaaaaaataaagagaaaagcaattaaagttgatttttcttgtcttttgacatgcaaaattatcaattaaaatttgatattacAGTTGAAATAccaaattattttcaatagaAATTATGCCCAGtccatttaatttttcttgtaaaaTAGTTGAccgtaaaaataattttattaactttaattttgaaaacttcTTTCTGCTGAAGAAACATGGTATAGTTAATAATATTCTATAAGCAATCCAAGCATTTGGAAAtgagtttgatttttatataaaaggacCGATCCTTTGACGCTAGTACAATTGGTATCAATGGACACttttaatttatcaaacaaaatgaaGTAAGGACCTAAGTTTAAGAACATCTATATATAATGGTGATTGTGTCTCTTTATGAAAAACTTTTTTCAAAACTTCtaactcaaaaaataaatccaagCCATCAATATCAAAATATGTCTTGTTTTAAAAACCTTCAAGATTGAAGCAAACATACTTTCAATTGATTAGCATCTAAAATCTTCAACTTTTGTAAATCATGTAGAAAAATAACATCTccatatattttgaattgtcAAATTTACTCTCAAAAAGAAATTGCTtggtaaaataattaattctaaaatcATCTTCAGACAAATGTGTTACCtcattagaatcaattaaataagataaattttatagtttaaaaaaacttaaatttcaagATCTATATTGTAACGTTAGAACCAAGTGGTTCATGTCTACATCTAGGttttagtactgtttatattcataaaaaatggtGTTTTGTCACTATTATTAAAAAGTGGCCCTAAGTCCCAATATTAACTTCATTCATCTATTTATTATAATGCATCAAAATTTATTACATCTTGATATCATCATAGATCaattaagataaattttataattttaaattttaaatttcaaaaataactaTGTGAATAGAtattagataataataaataaaaattttaaatataattaaaaaaaaattgtgggccttattaaaacaataaatttattgaatattaatcataaattaaattttataatttaaaaacagtTAAAATTATATGcgataagataataataattttaaatataattttaaatatacatatatattttaaaaaaaaatctcaggGCTAGTGCGCCCAGGTCTCCACCTTGGTCGTTTATCCCAAATGCCGGGCCTGAAGACAACAGTGCCTTGCAGAGCCCAGACAAGTAACGGTGCAATGCAGCAGCACATCAGGATTACAACAATAGCTAACCATTTGCATCCTTCAGACATTGTCACAAAGACTGCGGCTGCTAATGCTACAAGCATTCCTAGAAAGGCAACGACAAGTAGGCGGTGGCCGAATACTATTTGCGTCAACTTGAACTGAACTGGTTTATTCCATGTCCGCATGTAACTGAAGATGACGACAACAGAGCTGCACATGGCAATGGTGGTTGACATGATGAACATCTTGAATGATGCGTGACCTCCGAGCAAAGGTTTGCCAGTGTTTTGATCGTAGCCTCCTGGCATTGTGAAGATTGCTGCAAACGTAACACTGGCTATCAGTGTCGCAACCAGTATGTATGTTGTTATTGTGGATTTTAACCGCTCGTCCAATGGATTTGTTTTCCATAGAAATGATCCAGACTTAAAGATTTCAGGGAACTTTTCTTTTACTGAATCTCTTTGTTTCACGGGCCTTGAGTTCCTTCCAAATGTACACCTAATGTGCCACAAATATTTTAGATTGTCAAATTTAAGAGAAATTGAGTGCAAAGCATAGCATGAGAACAATGCACCTGGCATGTGTCCATGTTGTCAGGGTTTTCTACAAGCATTCGTGCGGTGTGGCCATAATTGTTCACAAGGTTTGGGTTCACTCTCTTGTCTGCCAATAGACGCATAGTGGGTAGTAGCAGGGACTGCTTCGCAGCGAGATGAAGTGGAGTGTTGCCATCAGCATCCTGTTTGTTGATGATGTCCTCAGACCGAATGCAgttcaacaagcatttgagtGATCCAACCATCCTGCTGTTAACAGCAATGTGGAGAGCATTCCTGCCTTTATCATCAACCTGCTCTGAAGCATCAGGGCATTGTTTTAGTATCTCTTTGATTGCTGCATTGGAGCCAGAAGCTGCGGCTACAAGCAGAGGAGGTTTCCCTTCTTTGTTCTTGATATAAGCAAGAGTGAGATTTTTCCTCAGTAATAGGTCCACTATATGGCTGTAATTGTTCTGTGCTGCAGAGTGAACAGCAGTATTTCCACACGCATCACATTGGGTGATGAGATCAGCATTTTTCTGCAACAACTTTTCGACAATCTCTGCGGTTAATAAAAGACTGGAAGATAAATCAAGATGTATGCATTCAGGCCggcatattttttattaatcaatgAAACTTACTAATATGACCACCAAACGCAGCCAGGTGCAGAGGTGTTCCTGTGTCCAAAGCTTCCGTAGGGACAACAAGGTCGAACTTCAAGAACGCATCTACAATCTCCAAAAACCCTTCATAAGCTGCGATATGCAATGGTGATTCATTCTCCTTGTTAAGGCTATGCCTGAGTTCTGGATCAGCTTCCAATAACTCCTTTACTATCTTAATGTTTTTACTGCTGACCGCATCATGCAAGACAGTGTTGTCTTTGTTGTTGATCTGGTGTAATGGTTTCTCTCCCAATTCAATATCAGCTGGGTAATTCTTTGTAAAGTTTATGAGCAAGGATGCGACATCTGTGTGTGTGGTTCTCACGGCAATGTGGAGTGGGGTGTCACCATCTTTGTTTCGCATTGAAAGAAGGGTGTTGTCCCTGCTTATGATCTCGTCAGCTACCTCTTTATGGCCTTGTTTTGCAGCAATATGCAGTGCAGTGTTTTCATTGGGAGTCCTGGATAGCAAGAGCTTTGGTTCTTTGTCGGCGAGTGATTTCAATCTCTGGACATTCCCTTGAGTCACAGCTTGATACAAATTTTGATCCATGCCAAACTCGTCCTGCTTTCCGGTTATCAAAGGAACAACAGAGAATTATGCAGATACTACATCAAACTTAAAAAGGATAAACCATATTCATTTGAAAACCCAAACAGAACTATTACATCAAACTCAAACATTATCTAACAGGGCCAatcactttctttttttcttttctgggGACAAAGTTGATATGTTAAAATAGAGAAAACTCAGAAGAGTAGCAGTATAGAGTAGAAGCAAACATAGCCAGTAAAACATAGATGTCCACTAGGGGCGGATTTAGTAGGGCCAGGAGCTCCGACATATTATGATTAGGATTtaggtttatccacttttataaaataaaataaaaaaaaaattatgattgcTAATCAGCAAGGGTGGTATCATGCGTGGCTCtcaattgttttaatttttttttttttaacattttccATCAATTATAATCAATCTCAAGTGTATAGAAGTAAAAAAAGGTgtggttttaattttattttaaatttatttattgatttatttttattattttaattaattgatattttttatttctaataatattCATGAGAGATAAGTGCTACTCCaattagatatttttattttattttatctaatattattgtttttattatttttattgtttgtatttttattttatttttttgacaaaattgaCAAGTGACAAAGCAAAAGACAAACGAGTAAGGAGGTGCATCAATTATGGTGGTTTGACTGACCTATAAAGATAAACCCCTTCATCATTTAACCCTAGAGGGGAGAACGAGAGATATTCCTTACACAGAACTCCCACAGGGAATCCACAGAAATTAAATTGTAATATGAGATGCTCAAACTCAAAACTTCTCAATCACAACCACGGATAGTTACTAGTAAGCTAGCCCAtatttcttattgtttattaattaatagtatGTCAGGGCACTTGGGCTccattctttcttcttttttttttaattatgttatttattatttaataaaaataatttaaaaaaaagttgttaaAATTTCATCTAGGTTTCATTTTTACTAAGACAGGGACTGTAATAGTTATTATACAATgagaggaaattataaataaaaaaaaatcatgcaagaAAGGGAGATGATGATTAATTACCTGAAGAAGAGCTGATCAATTTAGGATCTTGGGTGATGAGGAAAATAGGAAATGCTGTGAGCTAGCTGAAGTGCCACTATTAGCTTATGGGACTTGCCACCTCAGCGGATGTTTATATTGTCATTGTTGGATCCTTTCCTTTGAGGACATGCAATTCATTGATGCTTTCCCTCAGGACAGAGATAGGTAGGACGAGACTTGCGCATCCTACCTAAACATGTGTCATTAGAGGCATTCTTTAGTGAACCCTTTTCCATTGTAAACTAGcacttttttctctttgatcacAAAGAAAGCAATGTGATTATGGGCCACATAACACATCAGCACATCACCgttgcaacaaaaagaaataacttCCAAATTTACCTTCCAAATTTACCTTTAAATatgttgattttaaaatataaggcCACTAAATTCAAGATGAACTCAACGAACTGTCTTTGGAGACTGGGATTAGAGCATGTGCCGATCTGACTGGAAGTTGGTATTCACTGTTCTAAACCAAGATCTTTCTGATACGAATTAGCTTAGTCTACTGCAGAGGGGTTTCATGAGCTTGTGGTATAGTGGTGGACTGAGTTATCTCCTGTTGGTTGTGGAGCTTTTATTTTGGCCAAAAAAGTGGCAAGGCTTAGGGGGCAGCTGTGGCGGTGGGCTAAGTTCACTTTTGGCTCTATTAAACTTAGGAAGCTGGCTTTGTTGTAAGATATGGAAATTTTAGACATTGCGAAGGAGACAAGAACCCTTTCCCACCTGAAATCTAGACAACAGGAAACTCTCCTAGAGAACTTAGAGGAGATTCATAAATAAGAAGAGTTATACTGGAAGTAAAGATCTAGACTTCAATGGCTAAAGGAAGGGGATGAATACACCAGTTTTTTTTTAGGCGGTAGCTAATGGGAGcaaaaatagaaatttcatTCTGAATATTAGGCATGAAGGAGATACTTTTGCGAATCCTTGCTATATTGGCAAAGTTTTCACTGCGCGTTATCAACAACAATTTGGACATAAGCGGATTTCTAGATTCTAAGTTGACTTCCAGAAGCTCTTGGCAAACAAGATACATGTTGATCTGTCTCTTTTGGAAAGATTGTTCTTGTTGGAAGAAATCAAGGGAGCAATTTTTGATTTAGGAAGAGATAAAGCCTTGGGTCTTAATGGCTTCCCACTACACTTCTTTAAGCAATTTTGGGATACAATTAAGTCTGACCTTTTGCAACTTTGTgaggatttttattttggaagaGCCAACCTGGGAAGGATTAACTAAGCTAGTATTATTCTCATTCTTAAGGTTGAGACACCTGAGATGTCGAAGGATTACCACCCCATCAGCCTGATTAAttcttctttgaaaattttatcaaagATTTTAGCAACCCGACTGAGCAAGGTCATGAATTCTCCGGTTGATAACGATTAATTTGCGTTCTTGAAAGGAAGATGCATATTGGATAATATTGCCATTGCTAAAGAATTGATCTTCAGTCTTCATAAGTGTAGGCTTCCAGGGCACATAATGAAAGTTGACTTCAATAAGGCCTTTGATCTAGTTGATTGGGACTTCCTTTTCGAACTCCTGATTGCTAGAGGTTTTAGGGAAAGATGGATGAAATGGATTAAGAGCAATTTGTTCTCCTCCAAGGCTTCGATTCTTGTTAATGGATCTCCAAATGCCTACATTCATTATCAACGGGGGTTGAGACAAGCAGATCCTTTATAGCCTTTATTGTTTGTTCTAGTTACGGATGTGCTGAGCTCGATGTTCACCCATGCTCTTAGATCCAAAATATTAATTGGTGTGCCCCTTGGGGAGTTTGGAAGTAGGTACAATCTTCACTACGCTAATGATCTTCTGCTTTTGACTACGGGAGGATTGGAAGACCTCAAGATTGTAAAGATTCTTTCCTCCTAAAAAATGCAACACTTTTTCTTAGGTAGTGCCTTACTCTTGTGAATTTTGTCCTATATGCCCTTCCAACATATTAGATGTCCATTGTTAGACTGCCTTGCTGGGTCATCAAGGAAATTGACCATATCAAGAGAAACTTCTTGTGGTCAGATCTGGATATCGATCACCATGGTTGTCGGTTGGTCTGCTGGAAGAACCTTTGTCATCCTTGCGACCAAGGGGGATGGGGAAATTCTTGACCTTTTCCACTTCAACCAAGCATTACtagggaagtggtggtggaagtttgtgACAGATCCTACTTGATGTTGGGCAAAGGTTGTTCAATTCAATTATGGTTTGTCTCGGTGGAATATGTTCCCTAGACAGATGGGTCTTTCTTTGGAAAGGAGTGTCTAGCTATCTTCCAGCTCTCAGAGGATTCATCCTGCATGCAATCAACAAGGGAGATGAGACTCTTTTTTGGAAAGACCGCTGATTAAATGGTACGACGCCCATGTATTTGTGGCCAGAGGAATTCAAAGATAATCCGCATCCTAATGGCACGATTCAAGACCTTGTCATTCTCTTAGATGAGGTCCCTTTCACGGTGAATGGGGATCTTTTGCTTTACAGAGACCGCCTGCGGTCGTCCGACGGGGTGCATGAAGATAAGAAATGGTGGATGCTTACTAGAAATGGTGCTTTTATGGTAAAAcctttttataatttccttAATGATGAAGGTTTGAGATGCCCTGCTACGAAGTTCTTTTGGCGTAAgatgtgtaaaaaaaaatcaatcttttcAATTGGCTTGTGTGGAAGAATAAAATTAACGTTGAGCTAATTAACGTACCAGaaaactaggaaaaaaaaatagtggacacAAAACTCAAATTAGAAACAAAAGCCTGCATCTGTAGTAGAGACCTAACGAGGCGTACAAGTCCATGCCTATGTGAAATAGCGAGAGTCTAGGATTTGATATGGCATATCTTGCTATCATGCATGTTTGTAAACTCATTAAGAGCTCTTAGAACGCGCCCCTTCTTAGATTCTGACATTAATTCGGTTAAACAGAATCTTGATGGGTGCAATGTGTGTTGTAGTCTCCATGCATATAATGATGCGCTACTCCTTGTTGATGATATCTATCAAGTTTTGGAAGTCCACCAATATATTGTTGTTGCACTTACAAATTGCATTGTTATCTCATGCATTTAGCTAAATAATCATGCATTTTTCCTAGTTTTCATGGCAAtatcctctctctctttttgtacaaactactctCTCTAGTTGTTTTGATTGTAGAAAGCAGGAATTGGTTGAGAAACCCTGGAGACTGGGAAGAAACACAACTCAGATATGTAGAGCGCTCAAAACGGGTCTGGCGAGGCGGGCCGGCCCATGCCCGCTAAAACCCGCCATTTGGCGGGCGGGTGGGTCAAAAATGCCAACCCAACCCGACCCGTTTTGGGTTGTGGGttgggcgggccggcccgccaaaaaatcaaaataattaatttattttatttttataaatgttgtaatatatgaaacattgaaacattcattataaattcataaaaaaactaaattaaaaattaaaacatgcattaattaacaaaatgaaaacatccattataatattcaaaacctaacaaaatcaacaataattacaaaatctctaaataaaaacactattataaatttacaatcaataaaatttaaaaaaaaaataacaacaaaccacaa includes the following:
- the LOC120266802 gene encoding ankyrin repeat-containing protein At5g02620-like translates to MDQNLYQAVTQGNVQRLKSLADKEPKLLLSRTPNENTALHIAAKQGHKEVADEIISRDNTLLSMRNKDGDTPLHIAVRTTHTDVASLLINFTKNYPADIELGEKPLHQINNKDNTVLHDAVSSKNIKIVKELLEADPELRHSLNKENESPLHIAAYEGFLEIVDAFLKFDLVVPTEALDTGTPLHLAAFGGHIKIVEKLLQKNADLITQCDACGNTAVHSAAQNNYSHIVDLLLRKNLTLAYIKNKEGKPPLLVAAASGSNAAIKEILKQCPDASEQVDDKGRNALHIAVNSRMVGSLKCLLNCIRSEDIINKQDADGNTPLHLAAKQSLLLPTMRLLADKRVNPNLVNNYGHTARMLVENPDNMDTCQSGSFLWKTNPLDERLKSTITTYILVATLIASVTFAAIFTMPGGYDQNTGKPLLGGHASFKMFIMSTTIAMCSSVVVIFSYMRTWNKPVQFKLTQIVFGHRLLVVAFLGMLVALAAAVFVTMSEGCKWLAIVVILMCCCIAPLLVWALQGTVVFRPGIWDKRPRYLEPVSSPSSSFVMTVYMPLCPVKLLTLAGKTLLAYA